One genomic segment of Echeneis naucrates chromosome 18, fEcheNa1.1, whole genome shotgun sequence includes these proteins:
- the snapc2 gene encoding snRNA-activating protein complex subunit 2: protein MKPPPRTRNKPERSLTFEPVSESSVKQNCTWQRPEQRKLLSGLRRLSRAGGRCGDIDYDHLSKQLPSRSVAEIQAVVDCLKNKVISRASLKMKQIKWEEKRSRKPIEVWTDMASAVVGTLERPITCAFSQMLIVSSTEPCTLRYCDPPQVLRTPTDENRPVGRTIRLPVRGLCPGAKSSLPLQVPRTSATTLGLAISKIRVPNNKFSPPQQQPSPTARSPLTRPSHLPGTEASPAVPPTDQQPEPLVSEHITPSSGSVTDAKTQSCAIVFQTTQEHAATTPTVISRSLSFSSSSSPSSSGPSSATSLMPPSSTAAGPGPISCSTHPLSPLSSPAAGVGVKFGRTCKCTKQHSPRSLGVKCIVDFERIYRYLSAIHQPTDECHLTPMESAIMLDLLMSLPEELPLLDCTSLHKHLVQVYQSFSAPTDSQMAKLLFKNLKGGPCAQPEGWNVGSGTRQGDEQSSDRTDSRDVVGSTGKKLHTGEAEGKPPQSNNTSNQPGKEDMMGFCRPLNPFMVPLKLLKRRSNIS from the exons ATGAAGCCGCCACCTCGTACTCGGAATAAACCAGAACGCAGTCTGACATTTGAACCTGTCTCGGAGAGTTCAGTTAAACAGAACTGTACTTGGCAGAGACCGGAGCAGAGGAAGCTCCTCAGCGGCCTCAGGAGACTGAGCAGAGCCGGCGGACGCTGCGGAGACATCGACTATGATCACCTAAGTAAACAGCTTCCCTCTCGGTCTGTTGCAGAG ATCCAGGCTGTTGTggactgtctgaaaaacaaagtgatcTCTCGTGCAAGTCTAAAGATGAAGCAAATTAaatgggaggagaagaggagcaggaagccCATCGAAGTGTGGACTGACATGGCTTCAGCTGTGGTTGGAACCCTGGAAAGACCAATTACTTGTGCATTCTCTCAG ATGCTAATAGTGTCATCCACAGAACCTTGCACCTTGAGGTACTGTGACCCTCCTCAGGTCCTCAGAACCcccacagatgaaaacagaccaGTGGGCCGCACCATCCGTTTGCCAGTTCGAG GCTTGTGTCCTGGTGCCAAGAGCTCCCTTCCTCTCCAGGTCCCCAGGACTTCAGCTACAACCCTAGGCCTAGCTATTTCCAAAATTAGAGTGCCCAACAATAAGTTCTCTCCACCCCAGCAACAGCCTTCCCCCACAGCCAGAAGCCCACTTACTAGACCCTCCCACCTGCCGGGTACAGAAGCAAGTCCTGCTGTGCCACCTACAGATCAGCAGCCTGAGCCCCTGGTCTCAGAGCACATTACCCCAAGTTCTGGTTCTGTCACAGATGCAAAGACTCAAAGTTGTGCTATTGTATTTCAAACAACCCAGGAGCATGCTGCGACCACCCCCACAGTCATCTCTAGAAGCCTGTCTTTCTCCAGTTCATCCAGTCCTAGCTCATCTGGCCCCTCATCTGCCACTAGTCTCATGCCACCCTCCAGTACTGCTGCTGGACCAGGCCCCATATCCTGCTCCACCCACCCCTTGTCCCCTCTCTCCAGCCCGGCTGCAGGAGTTGGTGTCAAGTTTGGTCGCACCTGTAAATGCACCAAACAGCACAGTCCTAGATCCTTGGGTGTGAAGTGCATTGTGGACTTTGAGAGAATCTATCGCTACCTGAGTGCCATCCACCAGCCCACAGATGAGTGCCATCTCACCCCAATGG AGAGCGCCATCATGTTGGATCTGTTGATGTCTCTGCCCGAGGAGCTTCCCCTGCTCGACTGTACCAGTCTGCACAAACACCTAGTCCAG GTTTACCAAAGTTTTTCAGCCCCTACTGACTCCCAGATGGCaaaattattgtttaaaaaCCTGAAGGGGGGACCCTGTGCTCAGCCTGAGGGTTGGAACGTTGGAAGTGGCACCAGACAAGGAGATGAGCAGAGCTCtgacaggacagacagcaggGATGTTGTGGGCAGCACAGGAAAGAAACTGCATACAGGTGAAGCTGAGGGCAAACCAccacaaagcaacaacacatCTAACCAGCCAGGCAAGGAAGATATGATGGGATTCTGCCGCCCCCTCAATCCATTCATGGTTCCGCTGAAGCTGTTGAAGCGCAGATCAAACATAAGTTAA